The following proteins come from a genomic window of Polaribacter dokdonensis:
- a CDS encoding VCBS repeat-containing protein: protein MFRKLPLILLLIIFSCDKKQEELPQFQLLSSEKTGIDFANNLESTNDFNVYKYRNFYNGGGVAIGDVNNDGLQDVYLTSNLSDNKLYINKGDFQFEDISEDAKVIGTKAWSTGVSMVDINADGFLDIYVCNSGDVKGDNKQNELFINNGDLTFTESAEEYGLADLGFSTHASFFDYDKDGDLDVYLLNNSYQAIGSFNLTKNERPKRDVLGGDKLFENRNGKFIDVSEQAGIYGSVIGFGLGITVSDFNNDGWEDMYISNDFFERDYLYINQQNGSFKEQLTTSINSISGASMGADAADINNDGYNEIFVTEMLPSEYERLKTVTTFEDWNKYQYNLKNDYYHQFTRNMLQLNNTDLTFNEVGRFSGVEASDWSWGAIFFDMNNDGLKDLFIANGIYKDLTDQDYLRYVSNQEIIQSIVTNDKVDYKKLIDIIPSNKVKNHAYINQGNLKFELEQNGLDTKGFSNGAAYGDLDNDGDLDLIVNNVNMPLFVYRNNVENTHHVKVILKGEGANKDAIGAKLQLTNDDENYFLEQQPVRGFQSSMDNRPNFGFQNVGNLSLHVIWPSGKSTTINNVQADQTITLFEKDAVITKQLDKANNQLFTKVNKVLDFKHKENNYVDFNVERLLPFMRSTEGPKMSVGDINNDGEEDIFIGGSKGKASSIFLKKGNSFVQKESEAFNLQRSAEDAESVLFDADADGDLDLYVCSGGIETTKFSANYLDKLYMNDGKGNFTLSNQKLPTQQGYHSTSTVTVADVDNDNDIDLFVGERAIPNSYGVPGSGFLLLNDGEGNFSNANTSVFTDLGMITDALFIDLNNDDFEDLVVIGEFMGVHVFENKNGVFFKLENHPLSNLKGWWNTLEKADLDNDGDLDLVLGNHGLNSRFKASKESPIQLFVNDYDKNGFLDPILSFTGKDGKLYPYALRHNLVDQLKYLSKKYPDYQSFKNATISDIFTETQLKESTKLEANTLNSLALINQGNFNFDVLNLPLEAQLSPVYAIAISDFDKDGDQDIILGGNLNGVKPEFGRYDASFGTYLENKGNLNFEFHKSGKGLKVNGQIRDLQVIKNQLFISRNNDSLNVYKY from the coding sequence ATGTTTAGAAAACTCCCACTAATTCTGCTGTTAATCATTTTCTCTTGTGATAAAAAACAAGAAGAACTGCCACAATTCCAACTACTCTCCTCAGAAAAGACAGGAATTGATTTTGCAAATAACTTAGAATCTACCAATGATTTTAATGTTTATAAATACCGAAATTTCTATAATGGAGGAGGAGTAGCAATTGGTGATGTTAATAATGATGGTTTGCAAGATGTATACTTAACTTCAAATTTATCAGACAATAAATTATACATAAACAAAGGCGATTTTCAATTCGAAGATATTTCTGAAGATGCTAAAGTTATTGGTACAAAAGCATGGTCTACAGGAGTTTCTATGGTAGATATTAATGCAGATGGTTTTTTAGATATTTATGTTTGTAATTCAGGTGATGTTAAGGGAGATAACAAGCAAAATGAATTATTTATAAATAATGGCGATTTAACTTTTACAGAAAGTGCTGAAGAATATGGTTTAGCAGATTTGGGCTTTTCTACGCATGCTTCTTTTTTTGATTATGATAAAGATGGAGATTTAGATGTTTATTTATTAAACAATTCATATCAAGCAATTGGTAGTTTTAATCTTACCAAAAATGAGCGCCCTAAAAGAGATGTTTTAGGAGGTGATAAACTTTTCGAAAACAGAAATGGTAAATTCATAGATGTTAGTGAACAAGCAGGAATTTATGGAAGTGTAATTGGTTTTGGTTTAGGTATTACAGTAAGTGATTTTAACAACGATGGTTGGGAAGATATGTATATATCTAATGATTTTTTCGAAAGAGATTACTTATACATTAATCAACAAAATGGATCTTTTAAAGAGCAGTTAACAACATCAATTAATTCAATTAGTGGAGCATCTATGGGTGCAGATGCTGCAGATATTAATAATGATGGTTATAACGAAATTTTTGTAACAGAAATGTTGCCTAGTGAATATGAAAGATTAAAAACAGTAACTACTTTCGAAGATTGGAACAAATACCAATACAATCTTAAAAACGATTATTATCATCAGTTTACAAGAAACATGCTACAACTTAATAATACCGATTTAACTTTTAATGAAGTTGGTAGATTTAGTGGAGTAGAAGCATCAGATTGGAGTTGGGGTGCTATCTTTTTTGATATGAATAATGATGGTTTAAAAGACCTATTTATTGCAAATGGTATTTACAAAGATTTAACAGATCAAGATTACTTGAGATATGTGTCTAACCAAGAAATTATACAATCTATAGTTACAAATGATAAGGTAGATTACAAAAAACTTATAGATATAATTCCATCTAATAAAGTAAAGAATCATGCTTACATTAATCAAGGAAACCTAAAATTTGAATTAGAACAAAATGGTTTAGATACTAAAGGATTTTCTAATGGTGCAGCTTATGGAGATTTAGATAATGATGGAGATTTAGACTTGATTGTAAATAATGTAAACATGCCATTATTTGTATATAGAAATAATGTAGAAAATACCCATCATGTAAAAGTCATTCTAAAAGGTGAAGGTGCAAACAAAGATGCTATTGGAGCAAAGTTGCAACTCACAAATGATGATGAAAATTATTTTTTAGAGCAACAACCTGTAAGAGGTTTTCAATCTTCTATGGATAATAGACCTAATTTTGGGTTTCAAAATGTAGGAAATTTATCTTTACACGTAATTTGGCCTTCAGGTAAATCTACTACCATAAATAATGTGCAAGCAGACCAAACTATAACACTTTTTGAAAAAGATGCAGTAATTACAAAGCAATTAGATAAAGCTAATAATCAACTATTTACCAAAGTAAATAAGGTTTTAGACTTTAAACACAAAGAAAACAATTATGTAGATTTTAATGTAGAAAGATTGTTGCCATTTATGAGAAGTACAGAAGGCCCTAAAATGAGTGTTGGAGACATAAATAATGATGGTGAAGAAGATATTTTTATAGGTGGTTCAAAAGGAAAAGCTTCTAGTATATTTTTAAAGAAAGGCAACTCTTTTGTACAAAAAGAATCTGAAGCATTTAATCTACAAAGATCAGCAGAAGATGCAGAAAGTGTTTTGTTTGATGCAGATGCAGATGGAGATTTAGATCTTTACGTTTGTAGTGGAGGTATAGAAACCACAAAATTTAGCGCTAATTACTTAGATAAATTATATATGAATGATGGTAAAGGAAATTTTACTTTATCAAATCAAAAATTACCAACTCAACAAGGGTATCATAGTACAAGCACAGTTACAGTTGCAGATGTAGATAATGATAATGATATAGATCTTTTTGTAGGAGAAAGAGCAATACCTAATTCTTATGGAGTGCCAGGTTCAGGATTTTTATTGCTAAATGATGGTGAAGGAAATTTTTCAAATGCAAATACTTCAGTATTTACTGATTTAGGAATGATTACAGATGCATTATTTATCGACCTTAATAATGATGATTTTGAAGATTTAGTGGTAATTGGTGAGTTTATGGGAGTTCATGTTTTTGAAAACAAAAACGGAGTTTTTTTTAAGTTAGAAAATCATCCTTTATCAAACTTAAAAGGTTGGTGGAATACTTTAGAAAAAGCAGATTTAGATAATGATGGAGATCTAGATTTAGTTTTAGGTAATCATGGTTTAAATAGTAGATTTAAGGCAAGTAAGGAAAGCCCAATTCAATTGTTCGTAAATGATTATGATAAAAATGGTTTCTTAGATCCTATCTTGTCTTTTACTGGTAAAGATGGTAAATTGTATCCATATGCTTTACGTCATAATTTGGTAGATCAATTAAAATACTTAAGCAAGAAATATCCAGATTATCAATCATTTAAAAATGCAACAATTTCAGATATTTTTACAGAAACACAATTGAAAGAGAGTACAAAGTTAGAGGCAAATACATTGAATTCTTTAGCACTAATAAATCAAGGTAATTTTAATTTTGATGTTTTAAATCTGCCTTTAGAAGCACAACTTTCTCCTGTATATGCAATCGCTATTTCAGATTTTGATAAAGATGGAGATCAAGACATAATTCTTGGAGGTAATTTAAATGGAGTAAAACCTGAATTTGGCAGGTATGATGCTTCTTTTGGAACTTATTTAGAAAACAAAGGAAATCTGAATTTTGAATTTCATAAATCAGGAAAAGGTTTAAAAGTAAATGGGCAAATTAGAGACTTACAAGTCATTAAAAATCAATTGTTCATTTCTAGAAATAACGATTCATTAAACGTTTATAAATATTAA
- a CDS encoding VCBS repeat-containing protein, which translates to MIKKLSFITLLVIIGCSKNDTEELSENLNRNQFQEVKANLSGVSFSNDLTPKGDLNIIEYLYYYNGGGVALGDINNDGLDDIYFTANQKADQLYLNKGNLQFENISLKSNISQQDSWSTGVTMVDINNDGLLDIYVCKVGKYKSLQSKNELYINQGDATFKEQAEEYGLDFSGFSTQASFFDYDKDGDMDMYLLNHSVHSTYSYGNKDLREKSDVLAGDILFENQSEKGVQKFMDVTKKAGIYNSALGYGLAITTSDVNKDGFIDIYVGNDFHENDYLYINNGDKTFTESSEKYFNHTSRFTMGVDSGDLNNDTQPDIITLDMMPYKADVFLKSGGEDSDKVNEIKKSFGFQQQYSRNHLQLNQGNEFTDVALYTSTHATDWSWSPLIFDYNNDGFNDVYITNGIYKRPNDLDYINYISNVDFAKYTETLQDTLEQKLIEVMPTLKLQNVLFQNNGDLKFEKTNQNYSKTYSNGAAYSDLDLDGDLDIVVNNINETASILENKTKNKNFITLNIFDDNKGINTNGAKIYLFAEGKTYYKEQNTVKGFLSSSTRKVHFGLANASIVDSLQIIWIDNTSKVVKELAINQENTITKEQTSLYTYTNKTKKELKEFNYQHKENTFLDYEKEGLIPEKLSTEGPSYVQADFNGDGLQDIFIGGARNQEPALFMQNNQGKFSKKKLEIFKEDSMYEDVDAIAFDIDNDNDLDIYALSGGSDYEEGDPLLEDRVYINDGKANFTKLNATLLATNGGSVSCYDFNNDGMLDLFIGSRSIPNAYGLSPFSYILKNTGNTNFEIQFKKRFGMITDSKWADLNNDGLVELILAGDWMPITILSINKEGNLENKTKEFGLNNTNGMWNAIALEDINNDGNLDILAGNIGLNFKWKASVEKPVKMYVDDFDKNYKIDPIIFYNYFGTNVPFATKEKLIQQLPIIKKKFLKYITFAEVNSIEDLDLKETKDILTTKNLYELRSMAFINDGKSFTKIPFPKEAQFSTIEDLYVKDNQVFYTGNFDGFVTELGKSSSNSGGQFLFIDGNFKENKSLNLPRNFFGRKIMPIKKDSLLVLSNNGQSFITNSK; encoded by the coding sequence ATGATTAAAAAATTAAGTTTCATAACGTTATTAGTAATCATAGGTTGTTCTAAAAATGACACAGAAGAATTATCGGAAAATTTAAATAGAAATCAGTTTCAAGAAGTTAAAGCTAATCTTTCTGGGGTTAGTTTTTCTAATGATTTAACTCCAAAAGGAGATTTAAATATTATTGAATATTTGTATTATTATAATGGAGGTGGAGTTGCTTTAGGTGATATAAATAATGATGGTTTAGATGATATTTACTTTACAGCCAATCAAAAAGCAGATCAGTTATACCTTAATAAAGGTAATCTTCAATTCGAAAATATTTCTTTAAAAAGTAACATTAGTCAACAGGATTCTTGGTCTACAGGAGTAACAATGGTAGATATTAATAATGATGGTTTGCTTGATATTTATGTATGTAAAGTAGGTAAATACAAAAGCTTACAGTCTAAAAATGAATTATACATCAATCAAGGAGATGCTACTTTTAAAGAGCAAGCAGAAGAGTATGGATTAGATTTTTCAGGCTTTTCTACTCAAGCTTCTTTTTTTGATTACGATAAAGATGGAGACATGGATATGTATCTGCTAAATCATTCTGTACATTCTACTTATTCTTATGGTAATAAGGATTTACGAGAAAAAAGTGATGTGTTAGCAGGTGATATTTTATTCGAAAATCAATCAGAAAAAGGAGTTCAAAAATTTATGGATGTCACTAAAAAGGCAGGCATCTACAATAGTGCTCTTGGTTATGGTTTGGCAATAACAACATCAGATGTAAATAAAGACGGTTTTATAGATATTTATGTGGGTAATGATTTTCATGAAAATGATTATTTATACATCAATAATGGCGATAAAACTTTTACAGAATCTAGTGAAAAATATTTTAATCATACCTCTAGATTTACAATGGGTGTAGATTCAGGTGATTTAAATAATGATACGCAACCAGATATTATCACATTAGACATGATGCCTTATAAAGCTGATGTATTCTTAAAATCTGGAGGAGAAGACTCAGACAAAGTAAATGAAATAAAAAAGTCTTTTGGTTTTCAACAACAATATTCTAGAAATCATTTGCAACTAAATCAAGGAAATGAGTTTACAGATGTTGCTTTATATACAAGTACACATGCAACAGATTGGAGCTGGTCTCCTCTAATTTTTGACTATAATAATGATGGTTTCAATGATGTTTACATTACAAACGGAATTTACAAAAGACCCAATGATTTAGACTATATCAACTATATAAGCAATGTAGATTTTGCCAAATACACAGAAACATTGCAAGACACTTTAGAGCAAAAGTTAATAGAGGTGATGCCTACTCTAAAACTTCAAAATGTATTATTTCAAAATAATGGTGATTTAAAATTCGAGAAAACCAATCAAAACTATTCAAAAACATATTCTAATGGAGCTGCATATTCAGATTTAGATTTAGATGGAGATTTGGACATTGTTGTAAATAACATTAATGAAACAGCAAGCATCCTTGAGAATAAAACAAAAAATAAAAACTTTATTACACTCAATATTTTTGATGATAATAAAGGTATAAACACAAATGGAGCTAAAATTTATCTATTTGCGGAAGGTAAAACTTATTATAAAGAGCAAAATACGGTTAAAGGATTTTTATCTAGTTCTACTCGAAAAGTGCATTTTGGTCTAGCAAATGCTTCAATAGTAGATTCGCTTCAAATTATTTGGATTGACAATACAAGCAAGGTTGTAAAAGAGTTAGCAATAAACCAAGAAAATACTATAACTAAAGAGCAAACCTCTCTTTACACTTACACAAATAAGACTAAGAAAGAGCTGAAAGAGTTTAATTATCAACACAAAGAAAATACTTTTTTAGATTATGAAAAAGAAGGTTTAATTCCAGAGAAACTGTCAACAGAAGGTCCATCTTATGTGCAAGCAGATTTTAATGGAGATGGTTTGCAAGATATTTTTATTGGGGGAGCAAGAAATCAAGAACCAGCTTTATTCATGCAAAATAATCAAGGCAAATTTTCAAAGAAAAAATTAGAAATTTTTAAAGAAGATAGCATGTATGAAGATGTAGATGCAATTGCTTTTGATATTGATAATGATAACGACTTAGATATTTATGCTTTAAGTGGTGGTAGTGATTATGAAGAAGGAGATCCTCTATTAGAAGATCGTGTTTATATAAATGATGGTAAAGCTAATTTTACCAAACTAAATGCTACACTTTTAGCTACAAATGGTGGTTCTGTGTCTTGTTATGACTTTAATAATGATGGTATGTTAGATCTTTTTATTGGTAGTAGATCTATTCCAAATGCTTATGGTTTATCACCTTTTAGCTATATTCTTAAAAATACTGGAAACACCAATTTTGAAATTCAGTTTAAGAAAAGATTTGGAATGATTACAGACAGCAAATGGGCTGACTTAAATAATGATGGGCTTGTAGAATTAATCCTTGCAGGAGATTGGATGCCAATTACTATACTTTCAATCAATAAAGAAGGAAATCTTGAAAATAAAACTAAAGAATTTGGGTTGAATAACACAAATGGTATGTGGAATGCAATTGCATTAGAAGATATTAATAATGATGGTAACTTAGATATTTTAGCAGGCAACATTGGGCTTAACTTTAAATGGAAAGCTAGTGTTGAAAAACCTGTTAAGATGTACGTAGATGATTTTGATAAAAACTACAAAATAGACCCTATCATTTTTTACAATTATTTTGGTACAAATGTACCATTTGCAACAAAAGAAAAACTGATTCAACAGCTACCAATAATCAAGAAAAAGTTTTTAAAATATATTACTTTTGCAGAGGTAAATTCTATTGAAGATCTAGATTTAAAAGAAACAAAAGATATTTTAACCACTAAAAATCTATACGAATTACGTTCTATGGCATTTATAAATGATGGTAAATCATTTACTAAAATTCCTTTTCCTAAAGAAGCTCAATTTAGCACCATTGAAGATCTTTACGTAAAAGACAATCAAGTTTTTTATACTGGTAATTTTGATGGTTTTGTAACAGAATTAGGGAAAAGTAGTTCAAATTCAGGAGGACAATTTCTATTTATAGATGGTAATTTTAAAGAAAATAAGTCTTTAAATCTTCCTAGAAATTTCTTTGGTAGAAAAATAATGCCGATTAAAAAAGATAGTTTATTAGTACTGTCAAATAATGGGCAATCCTTCATTACAAATAGTAAATAA
- a CDS encoding VCBS repeat-containing protein — protein sequence MTINYRICVILLIIFTSCKDVKNDKTLFLEKNNSGITFSNDLLVTEALNPYTYKNFYNGGGVALGDINNDGLDDIFFTGNLVDNQLYLNKGNFQFEDITKTAKVASKDSWCSGVSFVDINNDGFLDIYVCKAGPPREENRHNELYINNGDLTFSEQSAKYGLNITGLAVQANFFDYDKDGDLDCYLLNNSIRSVGNYDFIKNQRDVPSINGNKLLRNDDGFFTDVSKEANIYSSAIGFGLGITVSDYDNDSWPDIFVSNDFFERDYLYINQKDGTFKEELTSQMESISMGSMGADAADLNNDSFTDIMVTEMLPKNLDRQRTKTIFESWNKYDAAVKNGYHHQFSRNALHQNLGKSKFLEVSRFSNVSNSEWSWSSLLFDADNDGLKDVFISNGIYKDLLDRDYLNYMEDGKRIKEMIKNGSDVIQNLIELMPSKALPNSMHKNLGDFNFEDKTNDWGLQKPSFSNGSAYSDLDNDGDLDLVVNNVNMPAFIYENQTDSTQNKSVAVKLLGGAKNKFAIGAKAEIYYDNKYSVLENYPSRGFQSSVSTNLVFGVGNTDKIDSLKITWPNSSISLFKSLKTNKQYTYNQPNTNNEYDFLTSNSERSFISKKTSLFDFKHQENKFVDFNREQLLPEMFSNEGPNVASADVNKDGKLDYYIGGAKGQLGQLFLSQNSDEFISVSQPFITNKSSEDTDAVFFDSDNDGDLDLYVTSGGKSYSKFDFLLHDRLYINDGLGNFTKAQNGLPFKQPISSSTVSTYDYDNDGDEDIFIGERFKVEAYGLPVNGYLLENKGNNNFVISEQLDLQNLGLITDSEWKDINKDGLKDLIISGEWMPISIFLNIEGQLVNKTIEYQLQNYSGFWKTFKTVDIDNDGDLDIIAGNKGENTFFKNNLRIYISDFDNNGKVEQIICYAKNGKYYPILDRDELISQIVSLKTKLRYYKDYANASMATIFTKEQLEKAIFRDITVTKSALFLNENNTFTMHSLPNEIQYSNIEAIETLDVNNDGILDVLFGGNQYLVKPQFGRQDASYGWLMLGNDYGSQFGAVTSLDIKGQIRDFHKTKINNKNYIITTINNENLVFLKVNDNN from the coding sequence ATGACTATTAATTATAGAATTTGTGTAATACTTCTTATAATTTTTACCTCTTGTAAAGATGTTAAAAATGATAAAACCCTCTTTCTAGAAAAGAACAATTCAGGAATTACTTTTTCAAACGATTTATTGGTAACAGAAGCTTTAAATCCATACACCTATAAGAACTTTTATAATGGTGGAGGTGTGGCTTTGGGTGATATAAATAACGATGGTTTAGATGATATTTTTTTTACAGGAAATTTAGTCGATAATCAATTGTATTTAAACAAAGGTAATTTTCAATTTGAAGATATTACCAAAACAGCTAAGGTTGCTTCTAAAGATAGCTGGTGTTCAGGAGTTAGTTTTGTAGATATAAATAATGATGGTTTTCTAGATATTTATGTATGTAAAGCAGGTCCACCAAGAGAAGAAAACAGACATAATGAATTGTATATTAATAATGGCGATTTAACATTCTCTGAACAATCTGCAAAGTATGGTTTAAATATTACAGGTCTTGCAGTGCAAGCTAACTTTTTTGATTATGATAAAGATGGCGATTTAGATTGTTACCTTTTAAATAACTCCATACGTTCTGTAGGTAATTACGATTTCATTAAGAATCAGAGAGATGTGCCTTCTATAAATGGAAATAAATTATTAAGAAATGACGATGGCTTTTTTACAGACGTTTCTAAAGAAGCAAATATTTATTCTAGTGCAATTGGTTTTGGTTTAGGAATCACAGTTAGTGATTATGACAATGATTCATGGCCAGATATCTTTGTTTCAAATGACTTTTTTGAGCGAGATTATTTATATATCAATCAAAAAGATGGTACTTTTAAAGAAGAGCTAACAAGTCAAATGGAATCTATTTCTATGGGTTCTATGGGTGCAGATGCAGCAGACTTAAATAATGATTCGTTTACAGATATTATGGTTACAGAAATGTTACCTAAAAATTTAGACAGACAACGTACTAAAACAATTTTTGAATCTTGGAATAAGTATGATGCAGCAGTTAAAAACGGTTATCATCATCAATTTAGTAGAAATGCTCTTCACCAAAACTTAGGAAAAAGTAAATTTTTAGAGGTAAGTAGGTTTTCTAATGTTTCTAACTCTGAGTGGAGTTGGTCTTCATTATTATTTGATGCAGATAATGATGGATTGAAAGATGTATTTATCAGTAATGGTATTTATAAAGATTTGTTAGATAGAGACTATCTGAATTATATGGAGGATGGCAAACGTATTAAAGAAATGATTAAAAATGGGAGTGATGTAATTCAAAATTTAATTGAATTAATGCCTTCTAAAGCCCTTCCAAATTCAATGCATAAAAATCTAGGTGATTTTAATTTTGAAGATAAAACTAATGATTGGGGATTGCAAAAACCTAGTTTTAGTAACGGAAGTGCGTATTCAGATTTAGATAATGATGGTGATTTAGATTTGGTAGTTAACAATGTAAATATGCCTGCTTTTATTTATGAAAATCAAACTGATAGTACTCAGAATAAAAGTGTAGCTGTTAAATTATTAGGTGGAGCAAAAAATAAATTTGCAATTGGGGCAAAAGCTGAAATATACTATGATAATAAGTACAGTGTTTTAGAAAATTATCCTTCAAGAGGATTTCAAAGCTCAGTATCAACAAACTTAGTTTTTGGGGTTGGAAATACAGATAAAATTGATAGTCTTAAAATTACTTGGCCAAATTCAAGTATATCATTATTTAAGAGTCTAAAAACGAATAAACAATACACCTACAATCAACCTAATACTAATAATGAATATGACTTTTTAACATCAAATTCAGAAAGAAGCTTTATTTCCAAAAAAACATCTTTATTTGATTTTAAGCATCAAGAAAACAAATTTGTAGATTTTAATAGAGAGCAATTACTACCAGAAATGTTTAGTAATGAAGGCCCTAATGTTGCAAGTGCAGACGTAAATAAAGATGGCAAACTAGATTATTATATTGGTGGTGCAAAAGGTCAATTGGGGCAATTGTTTTTATCTCAGAATTCAGATGAGTTTATATCTGTTTCTCAACCATTTATTACAAATAAATCATCAGAAGACACAGATGCAGTATTTTTTGATAGTGATAATGATGGTGATTTAGATTTATATGTTACAAGTGGAGGAAAATCTTATTCAAAATTTGATTTTTTATTGCATGATCGTCTTTATATAAATGATGGTTTAGGTAACTTTACCAAAGCACAAAATGGTTTACCATTTAAACAACCTATAAGTTCATCTACTGTAAGTACTTATGATTATGATAATGATGGTGATGAAGATATATTTATTGGTGAGCGTTTTAAAGTCGAAGCATATGGCTTGCCAGTAAATGGTTATTTATTAGAAAACAAAGGAAATAATAACTTTGTGATTTCTGAGCAATTGGATTTGCAAAACCTTGGTTTAATTACAGATTCAGAATGGAAAGACATCAATAAAGATGGACTGAAAGATTTAATCATCTCTGGTGAATGGATGCCCATATCTATCTTTTTAAATATTGAGGGTCAATTGGTTAATAAAACCATAGAATATCAACTACAAAACTATTCAGGTTTTTGGAAAACTTTTAAAACTGTAGATATAGATAATGATGGAGATTTAGATATTATTGCAGGTAATAAAGGAGAGAATACATTTTTCAAAAATAATTTACGTATTTATATCTCTGATTTTGATAATAATGGAAAAGTAGAACAGATAATCTGTTATGCTAAAAATGGAAAATATTACCCTATTTTAGATAGAGATGAGTTAATCTCGCAAATTGTAAGTTTAAAAACCAAACTGCGTTATTATAAAGATTATGCCAATGCAAGCATGGCTACAATTTTTACAAAAGAACAATTAGAAAAGGCTATTTTTAGAGATATTACTGTTACTAAATCAGCTTTATTTTTGAATGAAAACAATACTTTTACCATGCATAGTTTGCCAAATGAAATTCAATATTCTAATATAGAAGCTATAGAAACTTTAGATGTGAATAATGATGGTATACTAGATGTTTTGTTTGGAGGAAATCAATATTTAGTGAAACCACAATTTGGACGTCAAGATGCATCTTATGGATGGTTAATGTTAGGTAATGACTATGGTTCTCAATTTGGAGCAGTAACCTCATTAGATATTAAAGGCCAAATTAGAGATTTTCATAAAACAAAAATCAATAATAAAAATTATATTATAACAACAATTAATAACGAAAACTTAGTGTTTTTAAAGGTAAATGATAACAATTAA